In Campylobacter sp. VBCF_01 NA2, one DNA window encodes the following:
- a CDS encoding HobA family DNA replication regulator — protein MQDLYTWSAKTLQNERDMEWLENRKEHWIPLLATKMRLLYSGYSFVVMCDDERRWFGEYIVSKINDSKNTRPLLPFFEFSSLYNQEITSQEQVALLNDMLSLSFSNGFIYFYIGRGDHAYAKIAKSHEDSYLWLIDEALPNSFQLSENDESLDIKLLQLFKILNKSIDAVLFGEVVL, from the coding sequence ATGCAAGATTTATACACTTGGAGCGCTAAAACTCTGCAAAACGAGCGAGATATGGAGTGGCTCGAAAATCGCAAAGAGCATTGGATACCGCTATTAGCGACAAAAATGCGTCTGCTATATAGCGGGTATTCGTTTGTGGTGATGTGCGATGATGAGAGAAGGTGGTTTGGCGAATATATCGTCAGCAAGATAAACGATAGCAAAAACACCAGACCGCTTCTGCCATTTTTCGAGTTTTCATCGCTTTATAACCAAGAGATTACCTCCCAAGAACAGGTCGCTTTGCTAAATGATATGCTCTCGCTCTCATTTAGCAACGGCTTCATTTATTTTTACATAGGCAGGGGCGATCACGCTTACGCCAAAATAGCCAAAAGCCACGAGGACAGCTATTTGTGGCTCATTGACGAGGCATTGCCAAACAGCTTTCAGCTAAGCGAAAACGATGAGAGCCTAGATATCAAACTGCTTCAACTCTTTAAAATTTTAAACAAAAGTATCGACGCGGTGCTTTTTGGTGAAGTTGTGCTTTGA
- a CDS encoding DNA polymerase III subunit delta' encodes MKLINQIFITNDYAGFKAKILSEFSPKNLRFFESDELKIDEARKIIDEAYIAEVENKIIVISAVKFRDEAQNALLKILEEPPRNTIFFLVAPSITLLLPTIRSRLMVQNLLGEKKRERTGLNLRKIDLRQIDAFINECINKERVGSLDKFALKSLVMQLVIECFEAGIKFSVSELEHINKLVYLIEHNAKSHAVLPPLFLIIKGK; translated from the coding sequence TTGAAACTCATTAATCAAATTTTTATAACGAACGATTATGCGGGTTTTAAAGCAAAAATTCTATCTGAATTTTCCCCTAAAAATTTGCGCTTTTTCGAAAGCGATGAGCTCAAAATCGACGAAGCTAGAAAGATAATCGACGAAGCCTATATCGCCGAGGTAGAAAACAAAATCATCGTAATTAGCGCGGTTAAATTTCGCGACGAGGCGCAAAATGCGCTTTTAAAAATTCTAGAAGAGCCACCTCGCAATACTATATTTTTCCTCGTTGCGCCCTCGATTACGCTTTTATTGCCGACGATTAGATCTAGGCTAATGGTGCAAAATTTGCTTGGCGAGAAAAAGCGCGAGCGCACGGGGCTAAATTTGCGAAAAATCGATTTGAGGCAGATTGATGCGTTTATTAACGAGTGCATAAACAAAGAACGCGTCGGCTCGCTCGATAAATTTGCCCTAAAATCGCTTGTCATGCAACTTGTCATCGAGTGCTTCGAAGCTGGGATAAAATTTAGCGTTAGCGAGCTAGAACACATAAACAAGCTCGTCTATCTCATCGAACACAACGCCAAATCCCACGCTGTATTGCCGCCGCTATTTTTGATAATCAAAGGCAAATAA
- the folP gene encoding dihydropteroate synthase, protein MKIFKISNSADFMALCARINCTKEGAKIMRKKSNLNFFYIKDLRTPAANILKQDALSIGAELVTAEHVITGGANSDALLIANDKQVEILSKKEKAQDFGLKNLAQFLGQNFKKPKICEIMGVLNLNFDSFNPASRTQNLTEAIAKIEKMIEDGADYIDIGGVSSKPGSVYCGGKEEFARINGVISEIYRQNLHEKVKFSLDSFDEYCARFALDHGFSLINDISANLNLISVIKNYGAKYCLMHMQNSPKNMQISPHYDDLLGEIDEFFAQNLAQIVQLGVEDVILDVGIGFGKTAEQNLILIKNLEHFLHHKKPLLVGASRKSVIDFYHKSSVEERLSGSLYLHLLAVQNGAGIIRVHDVKEHRQMLDLKSAYDKILL, encoded by the coding sequence ATGAAAATTTTTAAAATTTCAAATAGTGCCGATTTTATGGCACTTTGCGCGCGCATTAATTGCACAAAAGAGGGTGCGAAAATCATGCGCAAAAAATCAAATTTGAACTTTTTTTATATCAAAGATTTGCGCACCCCTGCGGCAAATATCTTAAAGCAAGATGCCCTTAGCATAGGTGCAGAGCTTGTAACGGCTGAGCATGTGATCACAGGCGGGGCAAACTCAGACGCGCTTTTGATTGCAAACGATAAACAGGTTGAAATTCTCTCAAAAAAAGAAAAGGCGCAGGATTTTGGGCTAAAAAATTTGGCGCAGTTTTTGGGGCAAAATTTCAAAAAACCCAAAATTTGCGAGATTATGGGGGTTTTAAATTTAAATTTCGATAGTTTCAATCCCGCTTCTCGCACCCAAAATTTAACCGAAGCAATCGCAAAAATCGAAAAGATGATTGAAGATGGAGCCGATTATATCGATATTGGCGGGGTTAGCTCGAAGCCAGGTAGCGTGTATTGTGGCGGGAAAGAAGAGTTTGCTCGCATAAATGGCGTAATAAGCGAAATTTATAGGCAAAATTTACACGAAAAGGTCAAATTTAGCCTTGATAGCTTTGATGAATACTGCGCCCGTTTCGCGCTAGATCACGGATTTAGCCTTATAAACGATATTAGCGCAAATTTAAATTTAATCAGTGTTATCAAAAATTACGGCGCGAAATACTGCCTAATGCACATGCAAAACTCGCCCAAAAATATGCAAATTTCGCCACATTACGATGATTTGCTTGGCGAGATCGATGAGTTTTTCGCGCAAAATTTGGCGCAAATCGTCCAGCTTGGCGTGGAAGATGTGATTTTGGATGTGGGGATTGGCTTTGGCAAAACGGCTGAGCAAAATTTGATTTTAATCAAAAATTTAGAGCATTTTTTGCACCACAAAAAACCGCTTTTGGTGGGGGCTAGCAGAAAAAGCGTGATTGATTTTTACCATAAATCAAGCGTGGAAGAGAGATTGTCTGGCTCGTTGTATTTGCATTTGCTAGCAGTCCAAAATGGCGCAGGTATCATCAGGGTGCATGATGTGAAAGAACACAGGCAAATGCTGGATTTAAAATCGGCTTATGATAAAATTTTGTTGTGA